The proteins below are encoded in one region of Fulvia fulva chromosome 9, complete sequence:
- a CDS encoding Flotillin-like protein 1 — protein MGMWYHVSEPNSYLVVTGAGIERVRLAKKCFVYPMQKVTKISITPFDFSMSLLAMTSEKLQFSLPAVFTIGPEDAMESLTKYAVLLTGDSDGQASTGKRGMVGTGRSHVQDIVKGIIEGETRSIVSNMTMEELFNNRRLFKAQVIDCVQKELDQFGLKIYNANIKELQDTGDSKYFDSLARKAHEGAQSQAQVDVANARMIGRVGEAEKEGEAKQKIAKINAHTAVLETERKVEKANADQKLKTREIEIARAINLEQIGAQRAAEQRDAELQKDVETQRAQMELARLRATTVTQAKIAKESAQEKADADLYTQTKKADAQQYNQEAEAKATYYRSQQDTDAANYKRTKDAEAMLLARAKEADAMYMMKEREAQANYFQKEREAEAAYIARKREADGLMDMAKAYGALSDVMGGPQGLMQFLMLQNGTYERLAEQNAKAIHGLQPKINVWTTGGENGGADQSMAPIQNLFKSLPPLFSTIQDQTGMTPPSWMANMPKGENEVPKDGKSERRGKALTNGRK, from the exons ATGGGCATGTGGTATCATGTCTCCGAGCCCAACTCGTACCTCGTCGTCACTGGCGCAGGTATCGAGAGGGTGCGCCTTGCGAAGAAATGCTTCGTCTATCCTATGCAGAAGGTCACGAAGATCAG CATCACTCCCTTCGACTTCTCCATGTCCCTCCTCGCCATGACGAGCGAAAAGCTGCAATTCTCACTTCCAGCTGTCTTCACCATCGGCCCAGAAGATGCAATGGAGTCACTCACCAAGTATGCTGTCCTCCTCACTGGCGACTCAGATGGCCAAGCGTCGACCGGTAAGCGTGGCATGGTTGGCACTGGTCGCAGCCACGTTCAAGACATTGTCAAGGGCATCATTGAGGGTGAGACGAGATCGATCGTCTCGAATATGACGATGGAGGAGCTGTTCAACAATCGACGACTCTTCAAGGCCCAGGTCATTGACTGTGTTCAGAAGGAGTTGGATCAGTTTGGCTTGAAGATT TACAACGCGAATATCAAAGAGCTTCAGGATACTGGAGACAGCAAGTACTTCGACAGCTTAGCCCGCAAAGCTCATGAAGGTGCCCAGTCACAGGCACAGGTCGATGTTGCCAATGCCCGCATGATAGGACGTGTCGGCGAGGCTGAGAAGGAAGGCGAAGCCAAGCAGAAGATCGCCAAAATCAACGCTCACACCGCCGTCCTTGAGACTGAGCGCAAAGTCGAGAAGGCAAATGCCGACCAAAAGCTGAAGACTCGTGAGATCGAAATCGCTCGCGCCATCAATCTTGAGCAGATTGGCGCACAGCGTGCTGCTGAGCAGCGTGATGCTGAACTGCAGAAGGATGTCGAGACGCAGCGCGCTCAGATGGAGCTGGCGCGTCTCCGTGCGACTACTGTTACGCAAGCCAAGATTGCGAAGGAGTCTGCGCAAGAAAAGGCCGATGCGGATCTTTACACCCAGACCAAGAAGGCCGATGCACAGCAGTACAACCAGGAAGCCGAGGCGAAAGCTACATACTACCGATCGCAACAGGATACGGACGCCGCCAATTACAAGCGTACGAAGGACGCTGAGGCTATGCTACTGGCTCGTGCCAAGGAGGCTGATGCCATGTACATGATGAAGGAGCGCGAAGCGCAAGCCAACTACTTCCAAAAGGAGCGGGAAGCTGAAGCTGCCTACATCGCCCGCAAGCGCGAGGCAGACG GTCTCATGGACATGGCCAAAGCCTACGGCGCCCTCTCCGACGTAATGGGCGGTCCCCAAGGCCTTATGCAATTCCTCATGCTGCAGAACGGCACCTACGAACGCCTAGCCGAGCAGAATGCCAAGGCCATCCACGGCCTGCAGCCAAAGATCAATGTCTGGACCACTGGAGGTGAGAATGGCGGTGCGGACCAGAGCATGGCGCCTATTCAGAATCTGTTCAAGTCGCTTCCGCCGCTGTTTAGCACGATTCAGGACCAGACGGGCATGACGCCGCCGAGCTGGATGGCGAATATGCCTAAGGGTGAGAATGAGGTGCCGAAGGATGGCAAGAGTGAGAGGAGGGGGAAGGCTCTGACGAATGGGCGTAAGTAG